The Maniola hyperantus chromosome 19, iAphHyp1.2, whole genome shotgun sequence genome has a window encoding:
- the LOC138403641 gene encoding uncharacterized protein, protein MALLYTYFLAFTALVAVNIIFADDSLQSKIDLTESASLQEKQAEEPTQERLFVTQITSCNYTSKFYAWFLQRKMHTDCSVSAQWQWNST, encoded by the exons ATGGCTCTTCTATACACTTACTTTCTCGCTTTTACTGCGCTG GTAGCTGTCAACATAATTTTTGCTGATGATTCTCTTCAGTCGAAAATCGATCTTACCGAGAGTGCCTCTCTACAAGAAAAACAAGCTGAAGAACCAACTCAAGAGAGACTATTCGTCACTCAAATAACTTCTTGCAACTACACTTCTAAGTTCTACG CCTGGTTCCTACAGCGCAAAATGCACACAGACTGTTCGGTGTCTGCCCAATGGCAATGGAATAGTACGTAA
- the LOC117991475 gene encoding uncharacterized protein: MALVNIYFLVFTALVAVNIIIADDSLLSDANEIDLTESASRQARQLALITPCNYTATPGSYCANCRQAVRCMPNGNGIVRNCRGFLPYCNGGRCSFVGGSACSGNSTSQNSTTSG, from the exons ATGGCTCTTGTAAACATCTACTTCCTCGTTTTTACGGCGTTG GTAGCcgtaaacataataattgctgATGATTCTCTCCTATCGGACGCCAATGAAATCGATCTTACCGAGAGTGCCTCTCGACAAGCAAGACAATTAGCTCTAATAACTCCTTGCAACTACACTGCTACG CCTGGTTCCTACTGCGCAAACTGCAGACAGGCTGTTCGGTGCATGCCCAATGGCAATGGAATTGTTCGTAATTGCCGGGGATTCTTACCGTACTGCAATGGTGGCCGCTGTTCCTTCGTCGGCGGCTCTGCCTGCAGTGGGAACAGCACATCACAGAACAGCACTACCTCCGGCTAA